One region of Dokdonia sp. 4H-3-7-5 genomic DNA includes:
- a CDS encoding DUF4252 domain-containing protein encodes MNTFIKVTITAVLAVVTLASCSNKQSLQEYYVDNQENGDFILVDVPTSLLGKNVEALTEEQQKVFKTVRKINLMAYQTKSGDTAAMQIERDKVKDILTSDDYEELMKASGDMGQMRLYFKGEEEAIDEVIFFGADDNKGFVLARLLGNDMNIGDMMRMAESLNKSDIDVSQFGSIMEVFENQ; translated from the coding sequence ATGAACACATTTATAAAAGTAACCATCACTGCAGTGCTAGCTGTTGTTACACTGGCCAGTTGTAGTAATAAGCAGTCTTTACAAGAATATTATGTAGATAATCAAGAGAATGGAGATTTCATTCTTGTAGATGTACCTACAAGCCTACTTGGTAAGAATGTAGAAGCATTGACAGAAGAGCAGCAAAAGGTTTTTAAGACCGTGCGTAAGATCAATCTTATGGCATATCAAACAAAATCTGGAGACACTGCAGCAATGCAGATAGAGCGTGATAAAGTAAAAGATATCCTTACCTCAGATGATTATGAAGAGCTTATGAAAGCTTCTGGAGATATGGGGCAAATGCGCCTATATTTTAAAGGAGAAGAAGAGGCTATCGATGAAGTAATTTTCTTTGGTGCAGATGATAATAAAGGTTTCGTTCTAGCTCGTCTATTAGGTAATGACATGAATATAGGAGATATGATGCGTATGGCAGAGTCGCTTAATAAGAGCGATATAGATGTATCTCAATTTGGCAGTATTATGGAAGTTTTTGAAAATCAGTAA